Part of the Streptomyces sp. WMMC500 genome is shown below.
CCGACACCGCCCCCACCCCGGCACCGGGCCAGCCGACGACAGGGGCCACCCCGACGCAGACCCCCCGTCCACACGCCCTGCCTCAGTGCAGTCGGAGGACCATGACGTCGTAGCGCGGTGAGTCCGGGAACGGCTGCGCCTCTCCGACCTTCCGGTAGCCCCAGCGCTCGTAGAGCGACCGCACCTTCGGGTGGGCGGTCTCCACGGTCAGCGACGCGCGGTCTTCCGGGCGTTGCTGCATCAGCTCGTCGTGAATGCCGCGGGCGACCTTGGTGCCACGCCAGGGGGCGCGCACCATGATCTCGCAGAGGCCGAAGACGGCGCGGCGGCCGTAGTCGCGGACCTCGGGGCTGACCGGATCGAGCACGGCCTCCCACTCCTCGGGGCTGTCCGGCCGGCCGTACGCGTAGCCGACGGCCTCGCCGTCGACCTCCCCGACGACGCACGCCCAGCCCGGCGTGGAGGTGTGGCCGTCGAGGCGGCGTTCGAACCTGTCGACGGAGAAGAAGGGGTCCGCGGCGGCCTCGGCGGCGTAGACCTCCGCGTACACCTCGATCAGCGTGTCGCGAATCTCGGCCAGTCGGCCACGGTGGTAGGTGCTGAGGGTGAGCACCTCGCGGGTCATGCTGTGACCTTCCGGTTGCGTTCCATGGACGCGCGCCATTATGGCGGAGGACAAGAGCCCCGCCGGGCGCCCGGTCGGCCGTCAGACCGCCGCCGCCGCGTCCCGGCCCGCGTAGTGGCACGCCGCCGGGTGGTCGCCGCCGTCCCGTACGCGCAGCTCCGGGGTCTCCGCCGCGCAGCGGTCCGTCGCCAGGGGGCAGCGGGTGCGGAAGCGGCAGCCTGTCGGTGGGGAGGCGGGGGAGGGGACCTCGCCGGTGAGGGGGAGGGGGTTCGCGGTGCCGGGGCGGTCGTGGACCGAGGGGGCCGCGGCCAGGAGGGCCTGGGTGTAGGGGTGCTGGGGGGACTCGAAGACCTGGGCCGCGGTGCCGTGTTCCACGATCGTGCCCAGGTACATCACCGCCACCTCGTCCGCGATGTGGCGGACCACGTCGAGGTCGTGGGAGATGAAGAGGTACGCGATCCCCAGGTCGCCCTGGAGCTCCGCGAGCAGGTTGAGGATCTGGGCGCGTACGGACACGTCCAGGGCCGAGACCGCCTCGTCGCAGACGATGAGCTTCGGCCGCAGCGCCAGCGCCCGCGCGATGCTCACCCGCTGGCACTGCCCGCCCGACAGCTCGTGCAGCCGGCGGCCCGCGTACGAGGCGTCCAGACCCACCTGGTGCAGGAGGCGTGCCACCTCCGCCGCGTGGTCCGCGAGCGCGACCAGGTCGCGATGGATGTGCCAGCCCTCCGCCACGATCTCCGCCACCCGCATCCGCGGGTTCAGGGACGTGTACGGGTCCTGGAAGACCATCTGCAGGTCGTACGCCACCCGCCGCCGCTGGCGGCGGCCCGCCGTCGCCAGGTCCAGGCCCGCGAAGGAGACCGAGCCGGCGAAGGGTGCGAGGAGGCCCACCACCGAGCGGGCCAGCGTCGACTTGCCGCAGCCGGA
Proteins encoded:
- a CDS encoding oligopeptide/dipeptide ABC transporter ATP-binding protein, whose amino-acid sequence is MSTTQTGPAAAEEPLLRISGLHAGYTVPGRSGLGRRRVDAVAGVDLAVRAGRTVCIVGESGCGKSTLARSVVGLLAPFAGSVSFAGLDLATAGRRQRRRVAYDLQMVFQDPYTSLNPRMRVAEIVAEGWHIHRDLVALADHAAEVARLLHQVGLDASYAGRRLHELSGGQCQRVSIARALALRPKLIVCDEAVSALDVSVRAQILNLLAELQGDLGIAYLFISHDLDVVRHIADEVAVMYLGTIVEHGTAAQVFESPQHPYTQALLAAAPSVHDRPGTANPLPLTGEVPSPASPPTGCRFRTRCPLATDRCAAETPELRVRDGGDHPAACHYAGRDAAAAV
- a CDS encoding GNAT family N-acetyltransferase; this translates as MTREVLTLSTYHRGRLAEIRDTLIEVYAEVYAAEAAADPFFSVDRFERRLDGHTSTPGWACVVGEVDGEAVGYAYGRPDSPEEWEAVLDPVSPEVRDYGRRAVFGLCEIMVRAPWRGTKVARGIHDELMQQRPEDRASLTVETAHPKVRSLYERWGYRKVGEAQPFPDSPRYDVMVLRLH